In Osmerus mordax isolate fOsmMor3 chromosome 16, fOsmMor3.pri, whole genome shotgun sequence, the genomic stretch GATCCAGTCTACTGTATGTGATAAGTGTGTGTCTACAATGAAATCCTCTTACACAACATGCTATCTAATGCTACTCGTTTTTGAACAGCCTTAGCAGAGAGAAGGTGGTGGTGAAGACAGGCTTGGTACCATAGTGGGTTTATACTTCACTAGACTGTAGGGGGGAAGTCTGGGCAAGGAGCATCTGGAATATATCCAATCCTTGTTAATAAAAGCTGTGGAATCCAACTGAAAAAAGCTTTGAAAGCACTTAGACCCATTGTAAAATGTTCATTGTTAATATAAAAGCTCTCTGCTGGTGATATCATTACTCATTGAGGTACGTTTGCCTAGAAGATGCCTGAAACAAATGGCTTTTGCTTCCCTTTCATGATCACCCTGAGGTCTCTCACTTACTTTTGTTCTCTTATGTTAAGAACCTTGACGTTCAAAACCCAtacttgtttgttgttgtataTTTTTACGTGTGTGTACTTTTTTTGAATGTGTGAGCCACCACAACCTTTTTAATGTTCAGTGTCACCTAGTCTTAATACAGCAGCTCCTTCAGCCTGGTGTGCAGAGCAGACCGGTAGCTGTAGATGGAGCCATGACCAGCCTCCATGACCAGCCCCCGCTCAGGCTCCCCTGCCTGGTTCTGGCCCCCTCCTGTTCAGGTCTGCTGGAGAGTCCAGTGTAGAACTACTTAAATAGTCTATTGCACTTgaaaaattatgtttttgtgttAACCCACTCGTTTGTCACTACATTTCTATGCAATAAATGTTAATTGTGTCTGGTCGGTTTTACGTAGAGGATCTATTTTGATATTTATgaacaagaaaaaaacattttgatgtCTTACTTTGTACTTGTCTAAAGGCATATGTTATTGCTAAACTTGAACTGAAATATTTTTCTAATGTAACTTTCCTTTTGCTTCGTGTTTCTCCCTAGACTGCTTGTTCAGTCCCAAGCCCTCCAAGTTATGTTAAGTATTCAGTATGTGACAGAATGTGTTCAGCCAAAGCACAAATAACTTGGTTTTTCCTCTTCAAATCacattaaaagtattttttttcttttttttttttacttgattaTAAGAGAACATGTATGCTTCATAATAAATGTTTAACTTTTGGAACATGTGTGGATTTCAATGGGATTTTCCAGAAGAATTTATATCAGGTGTTGCCTAACTAACATTAGATCACATCAGTAGTCTTCAATGCATTCAAAGATATGATTAACAAAGGTAGTCTTTtattgaaaatatcactaacTTAAATTCCAGCCATTTAACATTTATCATTTAACAATCTCTAAACCAAAATTTATCAAGCTGGAAAAACTTAGCCCTATTTTGTAGGTTTGTCTTGTTCTTTGGCCTTTCCCCACACCAGCtccatcttgtgtgtgtgggccttggAGGACTTGGAGAAGGTGCTCTTGACAATGTGGAGAGGAACAGACTTTCCACTGAGGTACACCTTGTTGTGACATTCAGGAAGCCAGGAGGACTCCTTTCCCTCCTTACTCTCTCGTTTGGCCAGCATAGCAGCATAGGAGAAGATATACCCGGTCATGAAGCCATCGAACCCTGCCCTGTGGGagcctccctccaccttctTCATGGCCTCCATCTTTGCTGCCTCAGGCTTGGCTTCCTCAGGCTTGGCTGCCTCAGGCTTGGCTGTCTCCAGCTTGGCTGCCTCAGGCTTGGCTGCTTCCAGCTTGGCTGACTCCGGCTTGGCTGCCTCCAGCTTGGCTGCCTCAGGCTTGGGGGGAGACTGTGGCTCTGGGACTCCGTTTCCCTTGCTGTTGGCTGAGTCCGTCTTCGTGTTGTCAGCGCTGCGTGGCTCCTTGTCTGGTGACGCCATCGTTATTGTTGTCGTCTCCTGGACCTCCAGCTCCGTGTGAGCTTTCTTGTTCTCAGGAGCCCCCTCAAAGTCGACCGCCCCGGCCCCCGCGTCCCCCTCTGCCCGTGCCCCTCCCTTCtgctttttcttcctcttcctcttcttccgtTTGTCCTCCTTGCTCTTCTCGTCCTGCTGGATGATGAGGTCGGTGTCGTGAGACAGGGGGCACTGGGAGCCATTGGGACACCAGCCGTATGCCTGAGGAGCGCAGACAAGACGACTTTAAACCTTAACCAGGTTAAGTTCATTTTGATTTAGAATGTAAGGGAAAACAAATTAAGACaggaaatatatttttttaaacaaacccatggaagaaaatatattttaaatgatgGGACATTTTTTGCATATGTTTGCAGTTTGTTACTGACTGAGAAGCGCTCGCAGACTGTCAGAGTTCCCTCTTGGCTGCTTCCTGCCAGACACGGCCTGTAGTCCACATAGCTAGACATGTGACCTGAGTAGTTACAAAACTCCAGGAAAACATTAACCGCACCATCGGAACCGGCATCGGGCTCACCAGCCTCGACACTCCTGGAGTTGTCCAGCTTACTGAGGGAGAACAAGAGAAAAGAACCCTCCATCAAAACATGGAACTACATCCTGGGAGAGCAGTGCTGGTTTAGTGCACAATAAATGGTAGCATACTAACCATTTCTTGTAGGCGTACTCTAGGTAGGAGGCAGGGAACCGGAGCTCATATTCAGTGACATACTTGGTGTCGTATATCCCAGCTGGGAACATCTCAGACAGGTCTGCAGTGAAGGTGCCCAGCTTATCAGGCAGGTGGGCGTAGAAGCACTGGTACAGGAAGACCATGTCTATCAGGCCATTGTGCAGCACCAGAGGCTTGCGTGCACGCAGAAACTCCATAAACAGGTTACGGATGGTGACACCATGGGGAGGCCCTCCCTGgacagaaaggaggaagagatctCTGATTAGTACAAAATACATTCCTAAACATTTGCACCCTTGTTCATTTTGCACTTCCTGAAATCTGAGATATTTGGGCTGGTGAATGGGAGAATTTTAATCCCCATAATTGTGTGTGattaatgtgagtgtgtgtgtttcagattctCACCTTGTCATTGCCTTTGTGGTAGGGGACCCCCTGCGCGTACTGTTTGTTGAAGTCAAAACCATGCTGCACCAAGAACTGCACTGACTGAGGCTCAATGATGTACTCCTCAGAGCAGAGCAACGTCAGATTGTACACCTGTACCATGTATGTGTCGGCTGCCTGGAAACAAAGTTGAATGTTTAGTCAGTCAAAATCAAAGTGATGGATCAATCAGATTTGAAAATACTGTTCTGCTGGAGCTGTGATGGGTAGGTGCACCTTGCTGTCGAGTTTCTTGTAGCAGGCTATTCCAAGGGACAGGATTGAGCGAGTGCGGGCCGCATTGACGATGGCTTTATAACGGTCCTCTATGGATCTGATAACCGACAAATGGCCATATTAGATTTGGATACGCAAACATTAGAGACAAGTTTGCTGATTGATATCCTATTGCTTCGTTAGACAATATGACATGGATCTCACTCACTCTGCCAGTAGAGCTTTTCTGGATCCAAGGCCACTCAATTCCTATTTCagaacagggacagagagagaccagtgtttATAAGTGGTATGAGTTTATTTAAGTACTTAGTTATAGCCACTTCATCACAGCTTATATGGCGCTCACCGTATCGACAGCAATGAAGGAGGAGGTTTTCATGGCCAAGACCATAGCAGGCCACAGCTCTTTAAAGTTATCATTCTGTACGTCAATGACTGGGACTACCACAGAAGACGTCATATCCATGTGGATTTTTATAAATGTAACTAGCAATGTGCGTAACGCCTAATAACAGTTGCCTAGGCCAACAAACTGCTTTTATGTTGCTAGTTGGCTAGTTTTGTGTGCCACACAGCTATATTACAGTATGAATACTAAGATTTCAAATGCATACTACTACAATGAATGAGCTAGCTACTAAGCTAGTTGACGCTAATTCACGGTTAACCGTAACAACCAATGCAACTGAATCGTGTAGTATTCAACTATCAGATATACTGGGGAattcattattattatatcatcGCTTGTTTAGTTGCTATATCTGTGCAAGCTAGTTGAGTATTTTTGGAATAAACGAATAAAGAAAAGTGCAGGACGCTAAAACTGAAAATACTCCAACGTGCTCCGCTTTGCTTTGGTTCATGAGGCAAACGTCACTTAGGTTAAAGGACCCCGATGGCAGTAGTAACATTACTTGTTTGAAAATACACCATATTTTGTATTTTGCTCACCAACATATTTAAAATACTGTGAGTGAGGCACCACTTATTGAATACAGACCGATACATAATACCAGTTTTATTTATTAGTCATTGTATATTTCATATTATTCTCTTGAAAATCGAATTCTACAAAGGCAGTATTTGGACATACTGTGCTTATTGCGTCGGTAAGCTCAACGTTTAAGGCCAAGTGCGCCATTTTGGCTCAAACAAAGTCAGAAACgttttgtaaataaatgttttaatttaaaaaCGTTTACAGGAAGGACATCAAGGCATGTCTATATTTCCACTACATATTCTTGTTTCATCTacatatttatagtattttgttgttgtccTCTCATAACAACTGAAAAGTTCTGCTAATTTTAAcgttaggctagctagctcgctGCTAGTTATGGGTGGATGTTCAGCTCCAAACTGCTCGAACTCAACAACCATTGGGAAACAACTATTTCGTTTTCCCAAAGATCCTGTACGAAAGAAGAAATGGCTGGTGAACTGTCGGCGTGATTTTGTACCCACTCCACACTCCAGATTGTGTCAGGTAAAGTTTCAATGGACGGCAGTATGACTAACTTTTTTTAGCCAACCAAGTACAATACTGAgcaacaaaacactttcttagtTAACAACGATAACGCTCCAAAAGCTACAGTGTTTTACTTTGGCTATGTTGTCTTCATCGAATTGAACTGACTGTAAGAAGTAGCTCTACTGGTTCCATTGCATTGCAAGCAGCGCAGTTTCTTCCATGTGATTCCAAACTACCCCTTGTTTATGAACTGATGTTTTGCGCAATTTTTTTTCAGGACCATTTTGAGCCCAGCCAGTTTGAAGAAATAGCCAGGTCGCCAGCAGGGGGAAAGAAGCTGAAACCAAACGCTATTCCCACTTTATTTAGTGTTAGAGACCCACCTTATCCCATCGCCACTCCTCAGATTCTGTTGCCATTGAAACCAGAGCCAGGTATGCATACTACAACAAAGTTTTCTAACACAGAACCTTTTTTTTAACCAGAATTAGTAATATCAAGTCTTGACTGTAAACTGAAATGGTTGCTTCTATGGATTGGGAatcatttaaatatatatttatagtttgccttgtgtgtgagtgtatgtgaaaGTCATTCTGTCCTGGCATACTAGTGGAAAGAGATCTGAATGTGGGAGACCATGGCTATGCCAGGCGTCAGCCTCTGCCAGGGATGGAAGATGAGGATGCAGACATGGAGGAGTTGGAGCACCCCTGTACCAAGTGTCAAATGTACAAGAaacagctggagcaggagatgcAGCATACAGCCAGACTGCAGCGAGAGGTGTGCAGATGCTACCAAACCTGTTAACTGTTGTCGTTGATTATAATGTAATGCTGACAAACATTCATAGCATTGTAGCACGAATGGGTCTTGATCCTCTCATTTCCTTTTTCGATTTGTAAGGAGCATTATGAACGGGCTCAGACCAAAATGCTTCAAAA encodes the following:
- the toe1 gene encoding target of EGR1 protein 1, encoding MDMTSSVVVPVIDVQNDNFKELWPAMVLAMKTSSFIAVDTELSGLGSRKALLAESIEDRYKAIVNAARTRSILSLGIACYKKLDSKAADTYMVQVYNLTLLCSEEYIIEPQSVQFLVQHGFDFNKQYAQGVPYHKGNDKGGPPHGVTIRNLFMEFLRARKPLVLHNGLIDMVFLYQCFYAHLPDKLGTFTADLSEMFPAGIYDTKYVTEYELRFPASYLEYAYKKCKLDNSRSVEAGEPDAGSDGAVNVFLEFCNYSGHMSSYVDYRPCLAGSSQEGTLTVCERFSAYGWCPNGSQCPLSHDTDLIIQQDEKSKEDKRKKRKRKKKQKGGARAEGDAGAGAVDFEGAPENKKAHTELEVQETTTITMASPDKEPRSADNTKTDSANSKGNGVPEPQSPPKPEAAKLEAAKPESAKLEAAKPEAAKLETAKPEAAKPEEAKPEAAKMEAMKKVEGGSHRAGFDGFMTGYIFSYAAMLAKRESKEGKESSWLPECHNKVYLSGKSVPLHIVKSTFSKSSKAHTHKMELVWGKAKEQDKPTK
- the si:ch73-382f3.1 gene encoding THAP domain-containing protein 1, which encodes MGGCSAPNCSNSTTIGKQLFRFPKDPVRKKKWLVNCRRDFVPTPHSRLCQDHFEPSQFEEIARSPAGGKKLKPNAIPTLFSVRDPPYPIATPQILLPLKPEPVERDLNVGDHGYARRQPLPGMEDEDADMEELEHPCTKCQMYKKQLEQEMQHTARLQREAEDMKKRLYRLDKIEKGLQNFLYEDQIRALSLTKRSRRAVWSPETVLKARKIRCAVGTKGYEFLREMGYPLPSYRTLCNRLETKIMVTTAMSCEELAELGLGLMTSCDSPEGEEDGDNDEELLGVMS